In a single window of the uncultured Dysgonomonas sp. genome:
- a CDS encoding L,D-transpeptidase family protein yields the protein MKYFLWFSFLIFSFFIVSCKKKEHTKVSESDKKEVIQSKFARNYPEFDLSILQESLKAHTTNDSVLKSIYIATEFNPVWIHDTLDTKRLYTFIDILNQVEEHGLSPELFSSSKIKMMADAIDSGTFVNNLDTVYKIMIALEEISTRSAIKYITGMKYGFTDPKSLYKKDYDIVTSAPDSLFYNNLYAEIKKDPILAVLNSQPSDDIYLKLREEYKILRTRQETGFKEIVSGDVTYKLGDKSKYIKDIADRLVLTGEYKPDSISSDSLYIKLDEGLLAAINTFRRRNSYPEEAEVGKLTISALNRPFEYYLAKIRANMERYRWKRTKAKHNKHIEVNVAAAMLVANNTKSDSLPLISRVCVGSVRNKTPLLQSDISYMNLNPVWNVPTSIAQKEVAVLQKKDPTYIKRHNMKLYKGGKEVDVSSIDWKDINPSKFSYTIKQDPGGGNSLGLVKFMFNNAFSVYLHDTPSKLAFNRKNRAVSHGCVRVQKPFELAFFCASPVTEVYKDQLYYSINKPPVSEEGKKLLKEQRLKKLPNIINIDKDDRISLFIDYYTAFMYPNDEVLYYADDIYEYDKLILDALNPNQTAEKKKVDK from the coding sequence ATGAAATATTTCCTTTGGTTCTCTTTCCTCATATTCTCATTTTTTATAGTTAGCTGTAAAAAGAAAGAACATACGAAAGTCAGCGAATCTGACAAGAAAGAAGTTATCCAATCCAAATTTGCGAGAAACTATCCGGAGTTTGATCTCAGCATATTGCAAGAGTCACTAAAAGCTCATACTACTAATGATTCGGTATTAAAATCAATATACATTGCAACAGAGTTCAACCCCGTATGGATACATGACACACTCGATACAAAAAGATTATATACGTTTATTGACATCTTAAATCAGGTAGAAGAGCACGGATTATCTCCCGAATTATTTTCTTCGTCAAAAATAAAAATGATGGCAGATGCAATAGACTCTGGTACCTTTGTTAATAATCTGGATACAGTGTATAAGATAATGATTGCTTTGGAAGAGATATCGACCAGGTCTGCCATAAAGTATATTACAGGAATGAAATACGGCTTTACTGATCCCAAAAGCCTGTACAAGAAAGATTATGATATCGTCACTTCCGCTCCCGATTCTTTATTCTATAATAATCTATATGCTGAGATAAAAAAGGATCCCATTTTGGCTGTACTCAATTCACAGCCGTCAGATGATATCTATCTAAAGTTGAGGGAAGAGTATAAAATTTTAAGAACCAGACAAGAAACCGGATTTAAAGAGATAGTATCAGGAGACGTTACCTATAAGCTCGGTGATAAGAGCAAATACATTAAAGACATTGCAGACAGGCTTGTGTTGACCGGAGAATATAAACCGGATTCGATAAGTAGCGACAGCCTCTATATAAAGCTGGACGAAGGGCTGCTCGCTGCAATTAATACTTTCAGACGAAGGAATTCATATCCGGAAGAAGCTGAAGTAGGTAAACTGACTATAAGCGCACTAAACAGGCCTTTCGAATATTACCTGGCCAAGATACGGGCAAACATGGAAAGGTATCGCTGGAAACGGACTAAAGCAAAACATAACAAACATATAGAGGTAAATGTGGCTGCAGCCATGTTAGTTGCCAATAATACAAAGAGTGACAGTCTACCTTTGATATCCAGAGTATGCGTTGGTTCGGTAAGGAATAAAACCCCTCTTCTCCAAAGCGATATCAGCTATATGAACCTCAATCCCGTATGGAATGTACCGACAAGCATTGCCCAAAAAGAAGTAGCTGTATTGCAGAAAAAAGACCCTACCTACATCAAACGGCACAATATGAAACTGTATAAGGGCGGTAAGGAAGTAGATGTATCGTCTATAGACTGGAAAGATATCAATCCTAGTAAGTTTTCTTATACTATCAAACAAGATCCTGGAGGAGGGAATTCACTTGGCTTAGTGAAGTTCATGTTCAACAATGCATTCTCTGTATATCTTCACGATACTCCCAGCAAACTGGCATTCAACAGAAAAAACAGGGCCGTTAGTCATGGCTGCGTGAGAGTGCAAAAGCCTTTCGAACTTGCATTTTTCTGCGCTTCACCTGTAACTGAGGTTTATAAAGACCAGCTTTATTATAGCATAAATAAGCCTCCAGTATCAGAAGAAGGTAAAAAGCTGCTTAAAGAGCAGAGATTAAAGAAGCTACCCAACATTATCAATATTGATAAGGATGATAGGATATCCTTATTCATTGACTATTATACTGCATTTATGTATCCTAACGATGAAGTACTGTATTATGCAGACGATATCTATGAATACGATAAACTGATATTGGATGCTCTGAATCCTAACCAAACCGCAGAAAAGAAAAAGGTGGACAAATAG
- a CDS encoding porin family protein: MKTVSRIFLLVGLLVLVSSIANAQTIRKRLTTDLLFGFNFATMDIKGGNMYKEPKVGFTIGANVNFKILHNIQLQSGLYVTKKGLRQHIQRSEYNTAMDIEYYGDTLRNTAADYLQVPLCLGYEVYLTKHFAVNFNAGGYVAYGFKGKNRGEAYATTIKDGVVQGTQITIPSYEEETFALRKWNRWDYGVLGRVGLIYDIWTINLTYEYGFHNVADDGRELKNRNMSVALGFRF, translated from the coding sequence ATGAAAACAGTATCTAGAATATTTTTACTTGTCGGTTTGTTAGTTTTGGTATCTTCCATTGCGAATGCTCAGACTATAAGAAAACGTTTGACCACAGATCTTCTGTTCGGTTTCAACTTTGCTACAATGGATATCAAAGGTGGTAACATGTACAAAGAGCCTAAGGTTGGTTTTACGATAGGTGCTAATGTCAATTTTAAAATATTGCATAATATTCAGCTACAATCAGGTCTCTATGTGACGAAGAAAGGGCTTAGGCAGCATATCCAGAGAAGTGAATATAACACAGCTATGGATATTGAATATTATGGTGATACTCTTCGTAATACAGCAGCAGACTACTTGCAGGTACCATTATGTCTTGGATATGAGGTGTATCTGACAAAACATTTTGCAGTAAATTTCAATGCCGGAGGCTATGTTGCATACGGTTTTAAAGGTAAGAACCGGGGGGAGGCTTATGCTACAACCATTAAGGATGGTGTTGTACAAGGTACACAAATAACAATACCCTCATACGAAGAAGAAACATTTGCTTTGAGAAAATGGAACCGATGGGATTACGGAGTCTTGGGACGGGTAGGATTGATATATGACATATGGACGATAAACCTGACTTATGAGTATGGTTTTCATAATGTTGCCGATGATGGACGGGAGTTGAAAAATCGCAATATGTCAGTGGCACTAGGATTTCGCTTCTAA
- a CDS encoding pitrilysin family protein, giving the protein MINYHSHTLSNGLRIVHKPMDGNVSYCGFIVNAGTRDENPEEYGMAHFVEHMLFKGTKKRRSHHIINRMEHVGGELNAYTNKEETVVYAIFLEQHFERAFELLSDMAFHSRFPQQEIDKEVEVIIDEIHSYEDNPSELIFDEFENLVFNGSQIGHNILGEPDTLLNFDTMKARAFVNRFYVPSNTVFFSLGNTDFKKVVYLAEKYLSDLSGPICPNGRIVPVEIKLEQRIENKETSQVHALIGCRSYSMFDPNRKVLNLLNNILGGPGMNSRLNISLREKKGYVYSVDSTATAYTDTGILSIYFGCDKRNADKCIGLVHKELNKLKIEKLSTSQLSIAKKQLIGQIGVMSDNHENMALSLGKSFFHYNHYNTLEETFHKIESITAEQIQAVANEIFEENRLFSLLYN; this is encoded by the coding sequence ATGATCAATTACCATTCGCATACATTATCTAATGGTCTTCGCATTGTACATAAACCGATGGACGGAAACGTTTCTTACTGCGGCTTTATCGTAAATGCCGGGACACGTGATGAAAACCCTGAAGAGTATGGCATGGCTCACTTTGTGGAGCATATGTTGTTTAAGGGGACAAAGAAACGCCGTTCTCATCACATAATCAATCGTATGGAGCATGTAGGGGGAGAACTGAATGCTTATACGAATAAAGAAGAGACCGTTGTTTATGCCATATTTTTGGAACAGCATTTCGAACGGGCGTTTGAACTGTTATCCGATATGGCCTTCCATTCCCGGTTTCCTCAGCAGGAGATAGATAAGGAAGTCGAAGTCATTATAGATGAAATACATTCTTATGAGGATAACCCTTCGGAACTGATATTTGACGAGTTTGAGAATCTTGTTTTCAATGGTTCGCAGATAGGGCACAACATTTTGGGAGAACCCGATACGCTGCTAAACTTTGATACAATGAAAGCAAGGGCCTTTGTTAACCGGTTTTATGTACCGTCCAATACTGTTTTCTTCTCGTTAGGTAACACAGACTTTAAGAAAGTTGTATATCTTGCAGAAAAGTATTTGTCCGACCTATCAGGTCCCATATGTCCCAATGGGCGTATAGTTCCTGTCGAAATAAAGCTGGAACAAAGGATTGAAAATAAGGAGACATCTCAGGTGCATGCTTTGATAGGCTGTCGTTCGTATTCGATGTTTGATCCCAATAGGAAAGTCTTGAACCTGTTGAATAATATATTGGGAGGGCCGGGTATGAATAGCCGCCTGAATATTTCGCTTCGTGAGAAAAAAGGGTATGTATACAGTGTTGATTCTACTGCGACGGCTTATACAGATACGGGCATTTTATCTATTTACTTCGGATGCGACAAACGTAATGCTGATAAGTGTATTGGATTAGTCCATAAGGAACTAAATAAATTAAAGATAGAGAAGCTAAGTACATCGCAATTGTCGATAGCTAAAAAACAACTGATAGGACAGATCGGTGTAATGAGTGATAATCATGAAAATATGGCGCTGTCGCTCGGAAAAAGTTTTTTCCATTACAATCATTATAATACTCTTGAAGAAACATTTCACAAGATTGAATCCATAACAGCAGAACAGATACAAGCTGTGGCAAATGAAATTTTTGAGGAAAATAGACTCTTTAGTTTATTATATAATTAA
- a CDS encoding DNA alkylation repair protein, protein MTAKDIQKELESYSTQEKKEFLPYFFKTGKGQYGEGDRFIGVVVPDTRKVAKKYKDIPFSEVTRLLESEYHECRLCALLMLVERFKKAKEAERTEICNYYLSKTQYINNWDLVDLSAKDIVGKYLVDKDRSVLYSLAESTLLWDQRISILATFAFIRRGDLDDIFALSEKLLCHKHDLMHKAIGWMLREAGKKDKDRLCSFLDHFYKEMPRTMLRYSIEKFLPEERAHYMKK, encoded by the coding sequence ATGACAGCAAAAGATATACAAAAAGAGCTCGAATCATACTCCACACAGGAGAAGAAGGAATTTCTCCCTTACTTTTTCAAGACAGGAAAAGGGCAATACGGCGAAGGTGACAGGTTTATCGGCGTTGTAGTACCTGATACCCGTAAAGTGGCGAAAAAATATAAAGATATCCCATTCTCGGAAGTTACCAGACTATTGGAGAGTGAATACCATGAATGCCGTCTTTGTGCTTTGCTTATGTTGGTAGAAAGGTTCAAAAAAGCAAAAGAAGCTGAACGTACTGAAATCTGCAATTACTATTTGTCGAAAACCCAATATATCAACAATTGGGACTTGGTGGACCTGAGTGCAAAAGATATAGTAGGAAAGTATCTTGTAGACAAAGATCGTTCAGTGCTTTATAGCTTGGCTGAGAGTACATTACTTTGGGATCAGCGTATTTCTATCCTGGCTACTTTCGCTTTTATCAGGCGTGGCGATCTGGATGATATATTCGCTTTATCTGAGAAATTACTATGTCATAAGCATGATCTGATGCATAAAGCCATTGGCTGGATGCTGCGTGAAGCCGGCAAAAAAGATAAAGATAGGTTGTGTTCATTTCTCGATCATTTCTATAAGGAAATGCCACGGACAATGTTACGCTATTCTATAGAGAAATTCCTGCCTGAAGAACGGGCACATTATATGAAGAAATGA
- the tsf gene encoding translation elongation factor Ts codes for MAISMADIQHLRKMTGAGMMDCKNALTEAEGDFDKAIEIIRKKGQAFAAKREDRDATEGCVLAATNGDFAAIVAVNCETDFVAMNGDFVGMTKAVLDAALSSKPADINTLKTITVGDRTIAELVTDRMGVTGEKMELNVYEQITAPTVVAYVHPGNKLASIVGFNKPNVDEQVAKDIAMQIAAMSPVALVPEEVSEEIKERELKIAREKAIEAGKPENLIDRIAEGALQKFYKEFTLLQQEFVKNPKQTIAQYLAQHDKELAVTGFKRFTLNAE; via the coding sequence ATGGCAATTTCTATGGCAGATATCCAACACTTGCGCAAAATGACAGGTGCAGGTATGATGGATTGTAAAAATGCTTTGACGGAAGCAGAAGGAGATTTTGATAAAGCAATCGAAATAATTCGTAAAAAAGGACAGGCTTTTGCTGCAAAACGTGAAGACCGCGATGCAACAGAAGGTTGTGTGTTGGCTGCAACAAACGGCGATTTCGCTGCAATAGTAGCAGTAAACTGCGAAACTGACTTTGTGGCAATGAACGGTGATTTCGTAGGTATGACTAAGGCTGTACTTGATGCTGCATTATCTAGCAAACCTGCTGATATAAATACACTGAAAACTATTACTGTTGGCGACCGCACTATAGCGGAGCTTGTTACTGACAGAATGGGTGTTACAGGTGAAAAAATGGAATTGAATGTATATGAGCAAATCACAGCTCCTACAGTAGTAGCATATGTTCACCCGGGAAATAAATTGGCGTCTATCGTTGGTTTCAACAAACCAAATGTTGACGAACAAGTAGCTAAAGATATAGCTATGCAAATTGCTGCTATGAGCCCGGTTGCTCTAGTACCGGAGGAAGTTTCGGAAGAAATCAAAGAAAGAGAGCTTAAGATTGCCAGAGAAAAAGCGATTGAAGCTGGTAAACCTGAGAACTTGATTGACAGAATCGCTGAAGGCGCGTTGCAGAAATTCTACAAAGAATTTACACTTCTTCAACAAGAATTTGTGAAAAACCCTAAGCAAACAATTGCTCAGTATCTTGCGCAACATGATAAAGAGCTTGCCGTTACAGGTTTCAAACGCTTTACATTGAATGCTGAATAA
- the rpsB gene encoding 30S ribosomal protein S2 — MAKLEFDQLLDAGVHFGHLRRKWNPAMAPYIFMERNGIHIIDLYKTIAKTEDAAAAMKQIAKSGKKILFVATKKQAKQVVTDLALSINMPYVVERWPGGMLTNFPTIRKAVKKMSTIDKMVKDGTFDTLSKRERLQVTRQRAKLEKTLGSIQDLTRLPSALFVVDVMKEHIAVREANRLGIPVFAMVDTNSNPDDIDFVIPANDDAAKSIELILGSLCDAIKEGLEERKIEKADSAAAEAQDEEGAPRRERKAKAGAKKPVVEKEDQEAINAAVASKFAKGDEE; from the coding sequence ATGGCAAAATTAGAATTCGACCAATTATTAGACGCTGGTGTACACTTCGGTCACTTGAGGAGAAAGTGGAACCCGGCAATGGCTCCTTATATTTTTATGGAGCGCAATGGTATCCACATCATTGACCTATATAAAACAATAGCTAAGACCGAAGATGCTGCTGCTGCTATGAAGCAGATCGCTAAATCGGGCAAAAAAATATTGTTTGTTGCTACTAAGAAACAAGCAAAACAAGTTGTTACAGACTTGGCCCTGTCAATAAATATGCCTTATGTGGTAGAGCGTTGGCCGGGTGGTATGTTGACTAACTTCCCTACAATCCGTAAGGCTGTGAAGAAGATGTCGACTATCGACAAAATGGTGAAAGACGGAACTTTCGATACTCTATCGAAAAGAGAAAGACTTCAGGTTACACGCCAACGTGCTAAACTTGAAAAAACATTAGGTTCTATTCAGGATCTTACCCGTCTTCCATCTGCACTATTCGTAGTGGATGTGATGAAAGAACACATCGCCGTAAGAGAAGCTAACCGTCTCGGAATACCTGTATTTGCAATGGTAGATACAAACTCTAATCCGGATGATATCGACTTCGTAATCCCTGCAAATGACGATGCTGCTAAATCTATCGAACTTATCCTAGGAAGCCTTTGCGATGCAATCAAAGAAGGTCTTGAGGAAAGAAAGATCGAAAAAGCGGATAGCGCAGCTGCAGAAGCTCAGGATGAAGAAGGTGCTCCAAGAAGAGAGCGCAAAGCGAAAGCCGGTGCAAAGAAACCTGTGGTTGAAAAAGAAGACCAAGAGGCTATCAATGCAGCTGTAGCAAGTAAATTTGCTAAAGGAGACGAAGAGTAA
- the rpsI gene encoding 30S ribosomal protein S9, translated as MEVVNAIGRRKAAIARVFVSEGTGKIVINKRELDNYFPSTILQYVVKQPLNKLAVAEKYDIKINLNGGGYKGQAEAARLGIARALVKINPEDKSALRAEGFMTRDPRVVERKKPGQPKARKRFQFSKR; from the coding sequence ATGGAAGTAGTAAATGCAATAGGAAGACGTAAAGCTGCTATAGCTCGCGTATTCGTAAGCGAAGGAACCGGAAAAATAGTGATCAACAAACGTGAACTAGACAATTACTTCCCTTCAACTATTCTTCAGTATGTTGTAAAACAACCGCTAAACAAACTGGCTGTTGCTGAAAAATACGACATCAAGATCAACCTGAACGGTGGTGGATACAAAGGACAGGCAGAAGCTGCACGTCTTGGTATCGCTCGTGCTTTGGTGAAGATCAACCCTGAAGATAAGTCTGCTCTTAGAGCTGAAGGATTTATGACTCGCGACCCACGTGTTGTAGAACGTAAAAAACCGGGACAACCAAAAGCAAGAAAAAGATTTCAGTTCTCAAAACGTTAA
- the rplM gene encoding 50S ribosomal protein L13, giving the protein MDTLSYKTISANKATVQKEWVVIDANGQTLGRMASKVAKLLRGKYKPSFTPHVDCGDNVIIINAAKVVLTGNKWNDRVYLRYTGYPGGQREATPAVLMEKGADRLVQKVVKGMLPKNRLGAALLKNLYVYAGTEHNHEAQQPKTIDINALK; this is encoded by the coding sequence GTGGATACTTTAAGTTATAAGACCATTTCAGCGAACAAAGCAACTGTACAAAAAGAGTGGGTTGTGATTGACGCAAACGGGCAGACACTTGGACGCATGGCATCCAAAGTGGCAAAACTTCTGAGAGGGAAGTATAAACCAAGTTTTACTCCGCATGTAGACTGTGGTGATAATGTGATTATTATCAATGCAGCAAAAGTGGTGTTGACTGGTAACAAATGGAACGACCGTGTATATTTGAGATATACAGGATATCCGGGAGGACAAAGAGAAGCTACTCCTGCTGTATTGATGGAAAAAGGAGCCGACCGCCTGGTGCAAAAAGTAGTAAAAGGAATGTTGCCTAAGAATCGTCTTGGTGCAGCTCTTTTGAAAAACCTTTATGTATATGCAGGTACTGAGCACAATCATGAAGCTCAACAGCCAAAAACAATAGATATTAACGCTCTTAAATAA
- a CDS encoding thymidylate synthase produces the protein MKQYHDLLKRVLAEGTHKSDRTGTGTISVFGHQSRYNLADGFPVLTTKKLHLKSIIYELLWFLAGDTNAKYLQDHGVRIWNEWADENGDLGHIYGYQWRSWPDYNGGFIDQISNVVDTIKNNPDSRRIIVSAWNVADLPNMNLPPCHAFFQFYVADGKLSLQLYQRSADIFLGVPFNIASYALLLQMMAQVTGLEAGDFVHTLGDAHIYTNHLEQVKLQLTRDFRPLPRMIINPEVKSIFDFKFEDFQLEGYDPHPHIKGEVAI, from the coding sequence ATGAAACAATATCACGATTTACTGAAACGTGTTCTGGCAGAGGGTACACATAAAAGTGACCGCACCGGTACAGGTACGATCAGTGTATTCGGACATCAGAGCCGTTATAATCTGGCTGACGGTTTCCCCGTACTCACTACCAAAAAATTACATCTCAAATCCATCATATACGAACTGCTTTGGTTTCTGGCAGGGGATACCAACGCGAAATATCTGCAGGACCACGGTGTGCGTATATGGAACGAATGGGCTGATGAAAATGGCGACCTTGGGCATATTTATGGCTATCAGTGGCGTTCCTGGCCCGATTATAACGGAGGCTTTATAGATCAGATTTCCAATGTGGTGGATACAATCAAAAACAATCCGGACTCGCGCCGTATTATTGTCAGTGCATGGAATGTGGCCGACCTGCCGAATATGAACCTTCCTCCGTGCCATGCTTTCTTCCAGTTCTATGTGGCTGACGGGAAGCTGAGCCTGCAACTGTATCAGCGTAGTGCCGACATATTTCTGGGCGTACCTTTCAATATCGCTTCATATGCCCTTTTGTTGCAGATGATGGCGCAGGTAACAGGTCTCGAAGCTGGAGATTTTGTGCATACACTAGGAGATGCGCACATATATACAAATCATTTGGAACAGGTGAAGTTACAGTTGACTCGCGATTTTCGCCCGTTGCCGCGTATGATAATAAACCCTGAAGTAAAAAGTATTTTCGATTTTAAATTTGAGGATTTCCAGCTGGAGGGTTATGATCCGCATCCGCATATAAAAGGGGAAGTGGCAATATAA
- a CDS encoding gamma-glutamyl-gamma-aminobutyrate hydrolase family protein, producing MRKLASIIFSICLSVSGSIYSQKTVTPSLPELYKTIDSEFVDLRSKPAPLIGLSAGRTDKGSSVVQSTYINAILKAGGKPVIIPVITDGIILRDIVKDLDGLVMTGGEDINPPYYKETAIPDMNDIDSLRDIYDLVLLKLATDRNVPILGICRGMQLINVAFGGTLYQDIPMQVKDKSINHKQTEPREQGTHTIAIEKDSKLAQVLGVDEFSVNTFHHQAVKDLAPNFRTVATTHDGVVEAIEAYPNRSVIGVQWHPEGHVFGGDTTMLRIFKFIVNEANVFRKAKELHKHILSVDTHCDTPTEFKKAGFDIGRREENQVNIPKMEEGMLDAIFFAAYIAQGPRDKVSTQKAVDKIENYIKETHQQVERNKDICGIAYTADDLIRLKNEGKKAIFIGIENGYGIGKDISNIARFQKMGVNYITLCHTKDNDICDTSSDTKHEWNGLSPYGKQVVKEMNRLGVMVDVSHVGEKTFWDVIELSTKPVIASHSSVQALCYHDRNLTDKQMQAIAKNGGVVQICLVDLFINKDKSKASLTDAIEHIDYAVKVAGIDHVGIASDFDGGGGLIGCQGSNDMINITVKLLERGYSDKDIEKIWGGNFLRVMSEVQKGEEI from the coding sequence ATGAGAAAACTTGCATCGATCATATTTTCTATCTGCTTGTCAGTAAGCGGAAGTATATACAGCCAGAAAACAGTTACTCCAAGCCTGCCGGAATTATATAAAACCATAGATTCGGAGTTTGTTGATTTACGTTCTAAGCCGGCTCCGCTTATCGGTTTATCAGCAGGCCGGACAGATAAAGGCAGCTCCGTAGTGCAATCGACATATATCAACGCCATACTAAAGGCGGGAGGTAAGCCTGTAATTATTCCTGTAATAACAGATGGCATAATTTTGAGGGATATCGTAAAAGACCTCGATGGCCTGGTGATGACCGGAGGAGAAGATATTAATCCCCCATATTACAAGGAAACAGCAATCCCGGATATGAACGATATAGATTCCCTCCGTGATATCTACGATTTGGTGTTACTGAAGCTGGCTACCGACCGGAATGTTCCTATACTTGGAATTTGCCGGGGAATGCAACTGATAAATGTAGCTTTCGGAGGAACACTCTATCAGGATATTCCTATGCAGGTAAAAGACAAGAGTATCAATCATAAGCAGACAGAGCCGAGAGAACAGGGAACACATACGATAGCTATAGAAAAAGATTCCAAACTAGCACAAGTATTGGGTGTTGATGAGTTCTCGGTGAATACATTTCATCATCAGGCAGTAAAAGACCTTGCTCCGAATTTCCGTACGGTAGCAACGACCCACGATGGCGTTGTAGAAGCTATAGAAGCATATCCCAACCGTTCAGTTATAGGGGTGCAATGGCATCCCGAAGGGCATGTATTTGGCGGGGATACGACAATGCTTCGGATATTTAAATTTATTGTGAACGAAGCCAATGTTTTCCGTAAAGCAAAAGAACTACATAAGCATATTTTGTCGGTTGATACGCATTGCGATACACCGACCGAATTCAAAAAAGCAGGGTTCGATATAGGAAGAAGGGAAGAAAATCAGGTGAATATTCCTAAAATGGAAGAGGGGATGCTGGATGCTATTTTCTTCGCTGCTTATATAGCGCAAGGGCCTCGGGATAAAGTATCGACACAAAAAGCTGTGGATAAGATCGAAAACTATATAAAAGAAACGCATCAACAGGTAGAAAGAAACAAGGATATCTGCGGCATAGCCTATACGGCCGATGATCTTATACGCCTCAAAAATGAAGGTAAAAAGGCTATATTCATCGGTATCGAAAACGGATATGGCATAGGCAAGGATATTTCCAATATTGCCCGTTTCCAAAAAATGGGAGTGAATTATATAACCCTTTGCCATACCAAAGACAATGATATATGCGATACGTCGAGTGATACAAAACATGAGTGGAACGGCCTTAGTCCTTATGGAAAACAGGTGGTAAAGGAGATGAACCGGCTGGGGGTTATGGTGGATGTTTCGCACGTGGGAGAAAAAACATTCTGGGATGTAATAGAACTATCTACCAAACCTGTCATCGCATCGCATTCGTCTGTGCAGGCGCTGTGTTATCACGACCGCAACCTGACCGACAAGCAGATGCAGGCAATAGCAAAAAACGGAGGGGTCGTACAGATATGCCTCGTAGACCTGTTTATCAATAAGGATAAAAGTAAAGCCAGCCTGACTGATGCTATAGAACATATTGATTATGCGGTGAAAGTAGCGGGCATCGACCATGTGGGTATCGCGTCCGATTTTGATGGTGGCGGAGGGTTAATAGGATGTCAGGGTAGTAATGACATGATAAATATCACGGTGAAATTATTAGAGAGGGGTTATTCGGATAAAGACATAGAAAAAATATGGGGCGGCAATTTCCTTCGGGTAATGTCGGAAGTGCAAAAAGGTGAGGAGATATAA